From the Pomacea canaliculata isolate SZHN2017 linkage group LG4, ASM307304v1, whole genome shotgun sequence genome, one window contains:
- the LOC112561108 gene encoding uncharacterized protein LOC112561108, with protein sequence MYQVSQYLLRSTPYWLGATDHVWAFAPESNIFGKTAPDFEVVRCGHMFLERTGESSQSFEWKWAGTRCDQQKSYICQYAVTEQARFASSSSTKDNVVCPWKIPPIPTQPPVNTLVPPIHTTADTGSGMTLPALVADGGDGETGYPIAAIIAACIAALVILLCAIFMLGYSRRRKWLLEKWKRTREYLWPFWTSAPTYVTADHSHSDPGFDTLSTGHTAFHSDSGSVLLSGTLPHPSLLHESAAYKNAHAHRSTSDLKDASKRNESFEKVSRRANQSMTSSGGSAKTGGGLLRMGGMGGDGSATEGGYGGISLLSDGLTLSGGGGGGVGGGTGSLLEEHLMSASYSSLSPRAREYMTLSAHMNIHEETDSPFLGKRKKPEVALVTNDVDLNFTVNHAYARSRQGSERSSEKGLDEIDLNLGSTVEIPTRTVEESLMYY encoded by the exons ATGTACCAGGTGTCGCAGTACCTACTGAGGAGCACACCATACTGGCTAGGGGCCACTGACCACGTGTGGGCCTTCGCTCCAG AGAGCAACATTTTTGGCAAAACTGCCCCGGACTTTGAAGTGGTGAGGTGTGGACACATGTTTTTGGAAAGAACAGGTGAATCCAGTCAAAGCTTTGAGTGGAAGTGGGCAGGTACAAGATGCGACCAGCAGAAATCGTACATTTGTCAGTATG CGGTCACGGAGCAGGCTCGCTTCGCCTCGTCATCCAGCACGAAGGACAACGTGGTGTGTCCCTGGAAGATCCCGCCCATACCCACTCAACCCCCTGTCAACACTCTCGTCCCTCCCATCCACACTACGGCCGACACCGGGTCTGGGATGACACTCCCCGCTCTCGTTGCAGACGGTGGGGATGGAGAAA CAGGTTATCCCATCGCCGCGATCATTGCGGCTTGCATCGCCGCACTCGTCATTCTGTTGTGTGCCATCTTCATGCTGGGCTACAGTCGGCGCCG GAAATGGCTGTTGGAGAAATGGAAGCGAACCCGGGAGTATCTATGGCCGTTCTGGACGTCAGCGCCAACCTACGTCACGGCTGACCACTCGCATTCAGACCCGGGCTTCGACACCTTGTCCACCGGCCACACGGCCTTCCATAGCGACTCTGGTTCCGTGCTCCTGTCCGGCACTCTGCCACATCCCAGCCTGCTCCACGAGAGTGCAGCCTACAAAAATGCGCATGCCCACCGCTCGACTTCCGATCTGAAGGACGCCTCCAAGCGAAACGAGTCATTCGAGAAGGTCTCGCGGAGAGCGAACCAGAGCATGACCAGCAGTGGTGGCAGTGCTAAGACCGGCGGAGGATTGCTGAGGATGGGGGGAATGGGAGGAGATGGGTCCGCCACGGAGGGTGGGTATGGAGGAATCAGCTTGCTCAGCGACGGCTTAACTCTATCGGGAGGTGGAGGCGGAGGTGTAGGTGGAGGCACAGGAAGCCTACTGGAAGAGCACCTCATGTCAGCGTCATACAGCTCCCTGTCACCGCGTGCCCGCGAGTACATGACCCTGTCCGCCCACATGAACATTCACGAGGAGACAGACTCGCCCTTTCTGGGCAAGCGCAAGAAGCCGGAAGTGGCCCTCGTCACCAACGACGTGGACCTCAACTTCACCGTCAACCACGCCTACGCTCGCAGCCGCCAAGGGAGTGAACGGTCCAGTGAGAAGGGGCTGGATGAAATTGACTTGAACCTTGGGTCCACAGTGGAAATTCCAACTCGTACCGTCGAAGAGTCTCTTATGTACTATTaa